One window from the genome of Candidatus Cloacimonadota bacterium encodes:
- a CDS encoding CotH kinase family protein, whose protein sequence is MKNWMGIAALLLIGYITLAAQDFYNINTINTIEITFTEANWDQILDNLYAAGNEERLVGSAVINGVAFDSVGVRYKGNSSYSPQNIKNPLNIKLDQVIDDQTYEGYGTLKLANGFKDPTFIRETLGYEIAAKYGPASKANYINVYVNNELIGLYTSVQSVDKHFCRSFFAEDEGTLIKGNPVGGPGGGAANICYLGSDSTAYYTSYELKSDFGWQDLVDLCYTLNLNTSNIEDILDVDRVLWFLAFHNTLVSNDSPIMAPHNFYLYMDDKDQFNYIYWDLNMTFGTFNGGPGSPPMSVTQLQHFDPFYNINNDNYPIVSKLLSVPEYQKIYIAHMKTILEENFANGWYETRALELQNIIDASVQADQNKFYTYGDFINNIHNSIYGSGPSFTIGITELMEERVNFLNNHSSFNVIEPDIIDISSSPDIIEPNSVAWVTVETENTNSLKIGIRQNEQEVFQKLEMYDDGNHNDVLAGDGIFGIQLDTAYNDIQYYIYAENDDAVKFAPQRAEYEYYTLDVITETGNIVINEINYHSSDNFNPEDWIELYNPNTEEMNLSGWEFKDEDDLHVFSIPENTFLAADDYLVLCKDSALFSSLFPSVTNFIGDLGFGLSGGGEPVRLFDAEGTLIDSVNYDDEGEWPTLPDGNGNTLELIDASLDNSLAASWQASIDFGTPGQPNSSGVSVQEDIIISPDFDLSNYPNPFNPTTTISFNLSNEQNEQVELVIYNLKGQQVKTFSNLPISQSTNQQIVWNGTDQTGKPVSSGVYFVRIKAGNHSASNKILLLK, encoded by the coding sequence ATGAAAAACTGGATGGGAATTGCAGCTCTTTTATTGATTGGTTATATCACTTTAGCAGCCCAGGATTTTTATAATATAAACACGATCAACACGATTGAAATTACTTTTACAGAAGCAAACTGGGATCAGATCTTAGATAATCTTTACGCTGCCGGAAATGAAGAAAGACTGGTAGGTTCTGCTGTTATAAATGGAGTTGCTTTCGACAGCGTCGGAGTCCGTTACAAAGGAAACAGCTCCTACTCTCCTCAAAATATCAAGAATCCGCTCAACATAAAACTGGATCAGGTTATCGATGATCAGACATACGAAGGATATGGAACTTTAAAACTAGCAAATGGATTCAAGGATCCTACTTTTATCAGGGAAACACTGGGTTATGAGATAGCTGCTAAATATGGACCAGCCAGCAAAGCAAACTACATAAACGTGTATGTAAATAATGAATTGATCGGATTATATACAAGTGTTCAATCGGTGGATAAACATTTTTGCCGTAGTTTTTTTGCAGAAGATGAAGGTACTTTGATCAAAGGTAATCCTGTTGGTGGACCCGGTGGTGGTGCTGCCAATATTTGCTATTTAGGTTCAGATAGTACCGCTTATTACACCAGTTATGAATTGAAATCTGATTTTGGCTGGCAGGATCTTGTAGACTTGTGCTATACGCTCAATCTGAACACATCCAATATCGAAGATATTCTGGATGTTGACCGAGTATTATGGTTTCTGGCTTTTCATAATACCCTGGTAAGTAATGACAGCCCAATAATGGCTCCGCACAACTTCTACCTTTATATGGATGACAAAGATCAGTTCAATTATATTTACTGGGATCTTAATATGACCTTCGGAACATTTAACGGTGGACCTGGTTCTCCTCCAATGAGTGTAACTCAACTTCAGCATTTTGATCCGTTTTACAATATCAATAACGATAATTATCCTATTGTGAGTAAGCTGCTTTCAGTTCCGGAATATCAAAAAATCTATATTGCTCACATGAAAACTATATTGGAAGAAAATTTTGCAAATGGTTGGTATGAGACCAGAGCTTTGGAATTACAGAATATTATCGATGCCAGTGTTCAGGCAGATCAAAACAAATTTTATACTTATGGCGATTTCATAAACAATATCCACAATTCCATTTACGGAAGTGGACCGAGTTTTACGATTGGCATAACAGAATTAATGGAAGAAAGAGTGAACTTTTTGAACAACCATAGTTCATTTAATGTGATTGAACCTGATATTATTGATATTTCTTCCAGTCCTGATATTATCGAACCGAATAGTGTTGCCTGGGTCACAGTAGAGACAGAAAATACAAACTCTCTTAAGATTGGTATAAGGCAAAACGAACAGGAGGTATTTCAAAAACTGGAAATGTATGATGACGGTAATCATAATGACGTACTCGCAGGTGATGGTATTTTCGGTATTCAGCTGGATACAGCTTATAATGATATTCAATATTATATTTATGCTGAAAATGACGATGCAGTTAAATTTGCTCCGCAGAGAGCTGAATATGAATATTACACTTTGGATGTTATCACAGAAACTGGGAACATTGTGATAAACGAGATTAACTATCACTCTTCCGACAATTTTAATCCCGAAGACTGGATCGAGCTTTACAATCCCAATACTGAAGAGATGAATTTATCGGGTTGGGAATTCAAAGATGAAGATGATTTGCACGTATTCTCAATTCCCGAAAATACTTTTCTAGCAGCTGATGATTATCTGGTTTTATGCAAAGATTCAGCTCTTTTTTCATCTCTTTTTCCATCTGTAACAAACTTTATCGGTGATCTTGGCTTTGGTCTGAGTGGCGGCGGTGAACCCGTCCGCCTTTTTGATGCCGAAGGAACTCTGATTGATTCTGTAAATTATGATGATGAAGGAGAATGGCCTACTCTTCCCGACGGAAACGGAAATACTCTGGAACTGATCGATGCCAGCCTCGATAATTCACTTGCTGCCAGCTGGCAGGCTTCAATTGATTTTGGAACACCGGGACAGCCCAACAGCAGCGGAGTTTCGGTGCAGGAAGATATTATAATCTCACCTGATTTTGATCTATCAAATTATCCAAATCCGTTCAACCCAACCACAACGATTTCCTTTAATCTCAGCAACGAACAAAACGAACAAGTTGAACTGGTTATTTATAATCTAAAAGGGCAGCAGGTGAAAACATTCTCAAATCTCCCAATCTCTCAATCAACCAATCAACAAATAGTTTGGAACGGAACCGACCAAACAGGTAAACCAGTTTCCAGCGGAGTTTATTTTGTCAGGATCAAGGCAGGCAATCATTCTGCCAGCAATAAAATTCTGCTTTTGAAATAG